A region of the Ostrinia nubilalis chromosome 21, ilOstNubi1.1, whole genome shotgun sequence genome:
aaataaagcattttaattagggttccataacccttgaaaattatgaggatttggGGCGATGCCCTCATGTCCTCCCGGCAACATCACTTTAATTTTGCCGTGCAAAATAGAATTTCAGAACCTTTTATAGTTATGCGGATTTAGGGCGAAGCCCTCATGTCTACCCGgcaactttacttattttcgtttgccgtggaataaggcgtttgggttctataactcttcaaaattatgaggatttagtttaggacgatgccctcatgtctttgaaccgcaaatacaaacgagcgaggttgcttggctcgaaatgtaatgatctgagtccgattctccttgggtaatctcctatcccaaagggatgagggataacatgagagtttagagcgatgccctaagatctctcgacgtaaataaaaatgagcgaggttgctcggctctaaatgtagtgatttgagtccggttctctttgggtaatctcctatcccagtgggatgagggataacatgagggtttagagcgatgccctaagacctctcgacgtaaataaaaatgagcgaggttgctcggctctaaatgtaatgatttgagtccggttctctttgggtaatctcctatcccagtgggatgagggatgacatgagggtttagagcgatgccctaaaacctctcgacgtaaataaaaatgagcgaggttgctcggctcgaaatgtaatgatttgagtccgattctctttgggtaatctcctatcctagtgggatgagggataacaagagggtttggaccaatgccttactaagacctctcgacgtaaataaaaatgagcggcgTTGCCTGGCTCAATATGAGACTCCTTGAGTGTTTGAGTTTTCTCCTATCCCGGTGGGATGAGGGAGAAAAGGTTCTGGCTCCTGGTTTTTCCCTGTTTGCTCCAAGAGAACTTACCCTCGCTACAGGATTATGCTGCTGCGTTTTGGTTACACTGCCATCTAGCTTGCCGAGTAGCCAGTTTGAGTTTTCCACTGTATGTATTTAGCATAAGGCGAAATCTCAGATCGATCTGCGGAGCAGAGTTGCGATCGTATTGCTGCCGAAAAATTTTCCAGACGCCGCTAGCATCAAATAAACTGCGTATCAGGCTGAATAGACGATGTTCATCCTTCACCGTTTATTACACAGACTCACTGTTTATCTACACAGTAACAGCATAGCGTTTTCCTGAAATCATAGTTTAAGAAAACCACAAAGGTATTATCATACCTACGTACCGTATCCTAATAGGACAAACTGCACACTTCACTCTTGGGTTATAAGCCATGCGTTAGACTCCCATAATGGCGGTAGAATAGGTACGTCGGTACGCTACCCTACCTAGTGGaagttttcatactttccccggatgcatattgataaaggtagtttaccgtttatttattttgttgatttataaatcaacacaatccgtccgatggaattcgtatgtctgaaatggtattggtaagttggtacttacagcttattgtagcaagcaatcacatcttgcgactatcacattacaccacaccatcctttgatttgacctctacgccaactcttgctcctcttctgcacgtggacataatatttcctctttccttttgaaaataaagacatctaacggaaaacccttaggaacaaacacagctaaaaaggagtgttataccgttaggaatgaacattgctaaaaaggaatattagttttaaaacacatctaacgaaaaccgttaggcacaaacattgctaaaaaggaatgttagttttaaaacacatctaacggaacacgccgtcaggtacgaacattgctaagaagaaaagttagcttaaaaacatatctaacgaaaaaccgttagaaacaaacattgctaaaaagtaatgttacttttaaaacacgtctaacggaataccgttaggtacaagtattactagagaagaaagataattatttaaaattacactgagttagattgaatgcaatctacccccgaacggtaacaccgttgtaaaaataaattacactgcgaaataagtaatcacagtaatttttataagttttcagccagtacataataatttagaagtacttacattatgatggtaatattacctgaatcacgtcacgactagtacctgtgagatgggtcgcgaactagcggagctaattctacgaccgtctcgaacgggaactaaaacaccaaaatggcgagaatatcgaaacctagtttcgagctaccgttggtggcgctagtgtcgttaattgaggcgtgcttaggcggtggaggaccggagcggaagtcacgtgggcagattatacgtcaaaactagtactcaaacaggaaaagacagacactactctcattataaaggcttcgaataacggtacagtactgtttaatagcaattcgttaaaaataattaagtcagTGTCAGCCTGTCTCATGTCACCTTTGTCAATGACAAAATTGGAGTCATGTCGTATTTTTGTCgcggtatttttattttataaaaacacaaaattatcGAAATGGATTACAGCAGTGTTGATTCAGAGTTAATAGGTTAGATCTGAAAttgtatgtttgtttattttcgtatatttcgtacattttttttatttttgttgtgtgTGTTTTTAGAATCACTGGATTTTCTGAGACCGCCAGTGAAAAGAGTTACCAGGAACTCAAACAGAGGCACGGCAGTAAAATTAGACAGtcatactaataatataaaagttttaaaagaaTTTCGCAAACAGATTTCTAAAGATTGCCAATATCCACAATCTAAACCCAGAACTGCCGAATCGTCGACTTCGCTTATTTTGAAGAAAACCACGGAACGAGAGGTGAAAACATTGCCTAATATGAAGTGTAACCAAACTTTTTTAAGTAGAATAGATAACTTAATACCTTAACTTTTACAGATTCTTCAACAATATTCAGTGTTAAGTTACTCAAATTTGTTAGGCCCTCGACTTCAAAACCCCAGCACTTTCCCTACTCACTTGCCTAACTCAAAGGAGAAACCATTGATCAAAGTGACGGTAATACCAAAAACCTCCCAGACTCAAGCTTCTAATGCCATAAAAAGACGATTAAACCTCCCTAAGAGAATCCACACAACAGTATCCAACCAAGAGAACTCTATACAGACAAAGAACGTCTACCTTGTTGTAAAAGGTCGTAAAAGAGAAAAGGTGTACGAAATCAAAACAACTGGGAGCGCTAAATTTGCGAATACACGCTCCAAAAACAGCCTGAAAGATGAAGTAATACCACTAGAACAGCTATCAAGTCTGAAATTGGTGCTGGACTCGTTGAACATGGACAGAGAGAAAGATACGTTAAGAATAGGGAAACCTAACAATATAGACGATTATTTGGTATTCTCAAGGACGGGGAACGAACGGTTTGAAGAGTGCAGGTGTCCCAATGCAGTGCGTGACTCCGAAAGGTTCCGAGATTGCAAATGTTTTTATTCGCCTCGAGAAGCTGCAGCGTCAGATGCTGGGAAGAGTCATGTTAGAGTCACCGGACATCTAGGGATGACTGAAGATGATAGATATGTGTTGAGGTGCGCTGCTACTGTTCATGATAAACCTGGTAAGTTTAATCTAATTATCAATATTCCTGTTATAGTCATACTAGCTCATAGATGGTTTAATCTGGTTGCAGCTACGTCGGACTTCGCCACAGTTCAACAGACTTCGCCCCATGTATGTCAGGAAGAACGAAAGTAAGAAAATAATTGTTTGTTGATTACATTTTCTTCTAATTTATGATCTCCATAGTAATGTAGTAGGTACAACTTGATATTAACGACTAGCTCACCAATTCATTCAATTTTTTTACAGATCTTTCAACTTCTGCAACCAAAATACTTGTTTGACGCGATGCTACAACGCTGCTACATGTTCCACGTAGGTATCATCAATTCATACAAACAACTACTCTCatatttctttaattaattaataattattatatcctATAGGCAAAAAAGAGACTTCAATATACAAGCAGATCTTCAAAATGAAAACAAATGGGAAATGTCTCCAAAACCAACGATTATGCAAAAGTGAGTATAAGCACTGCAGAAAGAAATAACCGATTAATGGGTACTGTGATTTTCTGACGATTATTGTTAATTTACCttgaattgtttttattatagcAAAGAATCGCAAGCTACTCAAGTGAATTTGAAtactacaaataataataaaacaagagATGTTCCTGTTTGTAAAAATACATTTCCACACAAGGACGAAATAATACAATGCTGTCGAACTAACATCGACACTAATTGTGCAAATCTCACGGACAGCGATACCGATTCCAACTCTGTCAAAGACTGCCAAAGCCCTCTGGTTATAATATCTGTGTATCCAATGCAAGATTGTTGTGATAATgtgaaaattgtgaaaaattacCAAGATGATGGTAAATATTCGTCGCCGCGAAAACCAAGTGTCTTCGGACATAGCTCTCAACGTCCCAGCAGTGGAACACGGCAGAACAATGAGAAAAAGGTTGACAATAAATGCTCGAGATCAAGGAGCCGTTCACCTTCGCCTCAGAACAGAAACACAAACAAGCATAATGTAGCTGAAACCAGAGTCTTAAGAACCAACACAAGAAAAGCTAGTCCCGGGCGTGAAGTTTCATCATCCATCAACAGGCCAATTCAACAAAACAGAATCAATAATGAAAGAACCAATAACAAAGCAGATTTTTCCAAAAGCAGGCAAAAGTACGGCTTTGCACAAATAAATAGCTCCAAAGAAACTAAAGGAATAAATACAGATCACAATGTAACGAAGAAAATTTTAGTCGATAGCTACACAAAAAAGTTAACAGATTACCTGAATAATGAGAATGGGGAAACCAAACGTAGATTTCCAAAAAGTGAGCCTTCAAAAGTTACAATCAATATAGATGGCGACAAAGAACTCTACGATGTTTTATTTCAACACGAAAATAGTACGACTGATTTAAAGTTTAGGAAAACTGTTAAAGGCCCTGCCTGCTCTATCAAAAGAAAAACAGAGGATGATAAAGCTTCATCTCCCACGATGAAAAACCTATTGCTAGTCAACGATGAACGAAAGAGAAGAACATCGCCAGTGCGATCCAAAAACCAGGTAACTTTCTCGAAAATGTTCatgtttacattttaaaattttatcgaaAATTATACGAAacatttgcaattttattttcagCAGAAAGACGaccagaaaattaaaaaaaccttttcAAGATTACTTGTAAGAGATAGTATTGAAATATCTCACAGGtagattttatttttgactttttttatcgccggatattttaataactttaagGCGGAATTCAAAGTTTTTTCGcacttaaaattaattgatgATTTTCATCTTTGCAGACGCGATTACAAGCCACCTGTGGAACACACTGTGATACATAATCAAAAATCCAAAATTGATGATGATAGTGGTCAGTTTTCAGGTGCATatcaacctttatgaggtccaTGAGGACTTTGTAATATGATGTTGAATCTGTGACTATCAAACAAAAACtagtaatcaataataatttaggATATTAATTTCGTTCTTTTAGCTCCCATCAAACATTATAGAGGAGACAGTTGCACCATAGCAGATCCAATAAAGAGGGATAAGGAAATAAGGGCACTACTTGGTGTTGATAAAGGTATCCACAGTGCAGTTAATCAGGTCAGTTTTTCATGTCTGATGAATGCAACGTCAAGCACATGCGAAGCTTATAGGGGTGTAAGTAAAACTGCTTAATACGCATTTTTCCTGTTCATTTTAAACACGCCCGTTACTATGAACTACCTAACAATGAACGCATGGATCCTACATTGTATAGTACGATTGTGATGTCCAGCTCATTGTAAGCTTTTCGTGTGAATGAAGCATAATATTAACTGATGCTCTATCTTTGTTTTGcgttttgtatttaatttattttaattttctagGGCCTTAAACTTGAAGAAAATAAGTTTGCTGTTCCTCTACACTATTTCTATGGAAAAACGTGAtcatattttctttatttatttttgttttagcaCCAAAAAATAACCACTTGTTAatacgtataatttattattgtaaatgttgtagaaataataaacgatttcgttataaatacgaaataaaataagtatgcaattTTTTTGCAGGCAAAAGAAAATAGTAACCGGTATTAACATTATGGAAATGCCTGAAGAACCACCGTGTGTTTGCTGTGACATACGAAGATTCTGTAGTAGCGAAAGCAATGAAGCAAAACCACAAACCTATCAGGAGCCCCAACCGAAACCAAAAAGTATTCATCCTGCATCTCAAAGAGTTCCTAGTCAAAGCAGCAAAAAGGTCCACGCTACATCCAGCCAAATCGATAAAGAAGTTGCTCAGCAACAACCAGGTTCAAGTGATTCTGCATCTCCAGAAGAGAATGTTCCCCCGAGTCCTAGTCCGGAAGAGTCGCCTCCAGAAAGCCCGAGTCCAGTAGAGGAGAGTCCAAGTCCGGTGGAAGAACCTCCTAGTCCGGTAGAGGAATCTCCGAGTCCGGTGGAAGAACCTCCGAGTCCGGTAGTAGACAAAATATCAAGGAAGACCCACAAATCGTCGAAATCTATTAGAAAGTCTAGAGCTAACAGCACGGGCACACAATATGAAACCCAAGTGCAACGAACTTCACTCTACCAGCAGCTGATACTCAATCGTAATATACAAGTGTTTCTGCAAGTGGAGCAATTCTCTAAGCAAAAACCGATAATACTATCGCGGAAGCAGTACGACAAAGTAAAAAGGACAATAGAGAGCACAATAGCGAACAAGACTGGTCGAGACTACAAGCGCAAGAAATGCATTTGCAAGACCAGTTTAGTGTCTGTTGGTGATGTAAGACGGAAAACCAATCCAGGGCAGCCGTTGCATTATGATAAGCAGAGTCAAACTAATAAGAAAGAGTTGGCGATGAATGCAAAGAGCACTGTGTCGCATAAATCTAAAGCTCGATCAATGAAGAAACAAAGTAGAAATACTATGGTTCTGTTTACAACGGAAGAAAAGGATAACAATGAACAGAAGAACGCGACGCCGCGGCAGGCGATGTCGTCAATGGAGATTCAGTACGCGAGTATGTCTTATATGAAACGCGTGACCTTCTCATCTACCAAGGTGGAGGCTGGCTCAACGTGTCCCCCGCCGCTGGACCAAAAAGAATCTCACTCCATACATACAATTTTTAATGGTAACTACTCAAGTACTCGCTTATTTTAGGGATTGACACAATATCTtaaattatcaataaaaaaagatataacCTAAGAACACATCAAAGTCATTATGACTTTGATGTGTTCTTTACCTGAGTGTTGTTCCTTAGTTAGTTAGTGTTGTCTTGTGTTCCTTAGTTAGTTTCAAAAGAGCAATGAATATTATTACGTAATATGcgtttataataaatacaataattacctatatacccactttatctttagcttcaaaGCAGATTTAAGTTGTGAAATTAGTATCAGAGAGACAAAGCAGGTTCACGAGAGTCTGTTATGCTCATACTATAAAGATCTTTGCTTTCAGTAGGAAATCGTGGAAACTCAGTCTTCTAAACCAGGAGAACCATGAGGGAACAACCCATTCTTTGTATACCAAGTCATATTTAACTTTCAGGACATAGAAAGTGCCCAACTCCGAACCTAGGCACGTCAGTTTATTCGCTTTGCTCTGAAGACAACAACGTGATGATTTCTCCAAAGCCCCTCATCATGGCTCAGGAGTCGAAGCAGAAGAAGCCTTTCTTAAGGAGGCTAATGTCGTGCTTGGTTATGCGGTCGGCCAGAGCCTCGGAGCTGAATGAAATAGTCAACCTCCCTGTCAAAGAGCCATCCATCAACAGCTCCATAGATTCCTATCACATCAGCACTTCTTTGGGGGTAAGCATAGTGTTACCAATGTCTGTGTAGGACCGAAACAACACAGTCAAAAATATAATAGAGTGTGTTGATAAGAAAACGCTTTAGGAATTGCTTTTTCTTCTTACCTAATTTGAATGGTTCTCGAGGAAGACTAAATTATTTTAACCCTTTTTTTCAATTAACTCAATTAACTGTGAGAAGCATATTAAGcatagaaagttattttataattatgatgTATTATGTAAACTGATTGATTATTTCGCAGGCAATAGAAGTGAGTTCTTCAATATACGATACGTCAGCGTCATTCTACAGTAATCACAGTGTATACCCAGTGAACAGCAAGATGAAAAGAGGCTTCTTCAATTCCGTACGAGAGTTTTTGACGATTCGCAAGAGTTAAGAAGAACTCAACAGCGTCTGTACAGTCTACAATTTCAATATACAGAACGCACTACTTATAGCTTACatctattttttataaaagaagAAATCTTTTTGATTTTCTCTTTATTttcgtttgttttgtttttgtagttttgtacaagtttataaaattaaataattatacttATAATACCTTTTATTAATGTAATGATAGCGATTATGGTGGCAAACAACCACTGCTAGCGTTCTCGAAGAATAGAGAAAATGGATTGTAGAGTGCAAGTGTAGTCATAATAATGCGCGTAGTTATTTGCTTGCTTACGGATGTAAAGCATaataaaatttcattaaaatccgtttttAGGCGCGTTTaactaaaataagtatgtaacTACCTAGTACAGTTAATAGCAACAGGCGAAGATGAATTTGACAGCAGGTTTAATAGGTAACGAATCTCATGATATTTTACAATCCCCTACTTTAATAAAATCACTTCAACGCCACACGGTAGACAGACGCGATCAGACGCGATACACGAATATCGTTCATCGGTATTGAATTTCCGATTCTAATCACCGACTTTGCTATTGACTGTACtaattacttattctgtgctatcggtaacagtgttaactgcccattgccagtcatttcatctcgttctatcgcaaagaatcaccatttgattagagcgagagcaaaaacggaaatggatagttaacagtgtggccatGTGTACACAGTTCCAACGTATGATACTCATTCATTAATATACTATCCACTTCCAGCCATGTcttgttctatcgcaaagaattacCATTTGATGAGAAAAGCCAAAAAAGATCGggaatgggtagctggaactgtggcccacTGTACCTGACTAATGCAAGCAGCAACAGGTAAACGGTAAACAACATAGTCAACATAATATGGTCAtggtatcttttattatatgcggaaactagcttttgtccgcggcttcacccgagtgaaatttagtttgtctttGTCacatagcctatgtgttattctgggctaAAGTAATAATGCAGTAAAGTTTAATCacaatccgttcagtagtttttgtgtgaaagagcaacaaacatccagacatccaaactttcgcatttataatatcagtaagaTACATCTATGCCTTTTCCCttgaaactcattttatttcaataacgttATAATAACGTTATTTGTTAGCTCTACAAAGTAGTAGAAATTCAAAATTATGGCATGGtaacatattaaaaaaaaaacttaacctCAAAATCTTTTTGACAGTTGCTCGTAAGATGCAAAAACAATTCctattttttctataaattcgtaaaataaagtaacaaaatgaataaaatagcTTTGGTAACACGGTTTGTGCCTTTAATTTCCAAAGTGAGACAAGTTGTACCCATCACAATTCAAAGTAAGTTTTAGGTTTTAGTAGGCATTTAAACGGTTtatgaattaattttatgaCAAATATTCATAATACGAATAATTACAGGTCAAAATATAAGTCGATGGGTAGCACCGACTTTACGAAAGTTGAAAAGGAGAGAAGACAAGCTCGGAGGAAAGAAACAGAACCCACGAAATACGTTTTTGGAATGGAACCTGGAAGCTGAACTGTATGCCTTCGGAAAGCGGCTCAATGAGGACTTCGATTCAGATTTACTGCTAGAAGCATTTACAGACAGGTCATACGTCATCAAAGAAGAATTGAAGCAGAAAGAAATGGATATTGATATCAAAGTTAAAGATAATAGGCAGTTAGCTGAAGAAGGTAATAGACTCGTCTAGTAAGAGACAAAATATTCCTCGTTATGATGCCGATGTTTTCCATTAGCTTACTATTTATCAGGATTTCAGAAAATTACTTTCAGAAAGATAACAATTTtctctaaatattttttacaggtGAGAAATTCATCAAGGAATACATCCAGTTGTACCTGGAAACTGCCCTGCCCAAGTTTCCTCTAGAAGGAGTGGCCGGTGTAAGGCAGCACCTGACCAGTGAGAGCACCCTGGCCCACGTGTCATCTCATCTCGGCACTAAGGACATGATATTGGCTGCTGTAAGTTTGTAGATTCagtttctatgactaaagtacTAAACATTACAACATAATAAGTTGTAGTCACAATTCATCCAGTACACTCTGCAGATTATTTCCTTAAACTTTTATAAGCAAACAATTTGTTAATGGATTTGATAAACTGTTAATCCTTGCAATATTTTCAGGAATATCCAGTGGATAATCTTATTCTGGCAAATGCCTTTAAAGCCATTGTCGGTGCATTACTGCAGTCATCAGGTGAAGTTAGTGCTGCACATTTCGTAAGGGACTTCGTTATAACGCAATTGCAAGGTAATTTTATGCATATTTGTTTACTTCCACATGAGTAATCCTAAGAAAATGAAGTGActtgaattttgttttttataacataatttgtATGGTATATTTCAGGCAAAGATGTGAATGAGTACTGGTCAATAGAAGATCCTTGGGGCATGCTCACTAGCCTACTGGCCAAAGATAACAGCACTGTCGAACCCCGCCTGATTGGAGAAACGGGAAAGAACACACTTTTAGCTTGTTTCAGAGTAGGGCTCTATGTGGATAAACAGATGATATCTTCAGGTAAAACAAAGTTTTTATGCCTCATAAATCTGTTTCCTTATGCCAAGACAAATAATTTCTAAAATGGCACTTGTAACATTTGAGACAATTTATTTTTGTCACAATCTGTCTTTTAAAGATTAAGTAGTTAAGCATTCTAGACTTGTTCTAGAATCTAGAGTAAGCAATACATGCACAATCATTTAAATTACTATATTCTACTtttaaatactataaaatattgCAGGTTTTGGGGAAACTGTTGCTACTGCAAAGGAAATGGCAGCAAGAGAAGCGCTAAAGAAAATATTTGGCACAGAAGACCACATGAAACCAATTAATTTCAAACTTGACGGAATACCGAAACGCAATGCACAAATGAGAAGTCAAATATCTGCAAGTTAATCAGtgtaatattacattaaaattagaaataaaatagtttattgtgtaatttaaaagttttattttaatcaatagAATATCAAATTACAAGTACATAACATTCTTTACTAAATACTTTTCCTTATCAAATAAATTCGCCATATAAAATTACAgtcttataataatagtatttttattaggttattgtcaatttgtgcaccagtattttaaaatatttccaaaCAATTTAACAGCCTGGCATTTACAGTTTGTATATTTTAACAATCACTAACTACAAATAGAAAACAACTTTTACTACAACAAGTCATTTAgtttattcaattaaaaatcTTATGAAGTTTTTATATTTACAGTCGTGCACCTGTTTTTTATCTGATATTGCATTTTGAAAAGCTGCTACTATTTCTAATTTATTACTAAGCTGCAtgcatataataatattatgacagtAACATTGTATACTACAGCTGGCTATGTAAGATAATCCTGGTCTTCACCATACTTTGCAgagaataataattaaattaacatcAGACTTTACTTTCATATTGTTAGCCACTAACtgcagtaggcctaagatgcgcgccgtgataactttaatcaacgtcaaaatgtatgggcctTTCAGTAGACCTAATCTTGTCTACTGAAGGGGTTTAATTTATCACAACTTATACAGGATGTTCCATATACTAGCCTAATTTTGGGGCGTGGCGCGTGGTTCAGAAAAGAGTAAGAACTAACTTCTAGAAATACGAACAATACCAGTCCAGCTTAATATTCTGgggaaaatattatgttttgtctgacaattttatgattttttaaacTTGCTTGTACTtttcaacaccctgtatattacaaCGGCGACCAATGCtgcttatttcattattatcttATGGTCAGTCAATTAATACTGCTACCAGTCCCTTACCTATGTAGGCAGCCTCACCATTCGCAGAACTGTGGACTCTCATCCAGTAGCTGAGTCCATGATGACGTTGCCGTGTTTGTCCTTGATGCGCACGCGTCCTGACGCGTAGCGAGTTTCCGAGGTGCCATCGTTGTAGACCAGTTTCACTGTTCCATCGGGGAATTCGCGCCGCTGTGAAGAAATGGAGTGTATTTTGTAGATTGTGAGAAGAAAAAGATACATCATACAACGCTAGCAAAGAACTTCAAGTAGAAGAAAATTATACATCATACACCTAACACCATGAGCAAATAACTTCAATTATTAAGTTACTCAGTTCATCAGTTGTCATCAGATTTGGTAAAATATGCAAGACAATGATGCAGATTTGTAAAATTCGGCTTGATGATTTTAATGAGGACCTAAATAAGTTGAATGAACCAGCATTTATAATAAATGGTAGTCCAACGAAtgctcataaataaaattcacaCACTATCGTTGACTGATACAAAGCCTTTAAAGCCAaaagaagtaggtaggtaccttatgATCTTTGGTATGTACTTCGACTTGTCCATTGCTGAACACCACACGCTGTTCTCCGCTCGCGGAGATGGTAAGCGCTGCGCCATCGGGGAATCTCCACTCCTCGCGTACGTGTTCATTCTTGGGGTCAAAGTAGCGGACGCTACCGTTGGGCAGCCGGATCTCAGTCGAGCCGTCTTTGTAGCGTTTTTCTACTTGACCACTGGAATATAAAACATCGAATAAGTAACCATAATGTGCGCCACAAAGGGTCAATCGAGGTCTTCTCTAGACAAACCAAAGTAAAGTAATTTGAGAATAGCCCAAAAAAGGATCAAGCCAGTGCTGAGCCAGCTATATCTGCCGGAGAATTAATGCAAACTGAAGAAAACCGGTTTCCGTCAAGGCAAGCGTAGTTTCAGACGCCCTGATCGACGGACCAACGACTTCAAGAAGATAGCTGGCAGTGG
Encoded here:
- the LOC135082251 gene encoding large ribosomal subunit protein mL44, translated to MNKIALVTRFVPLISKVRQVVPITIQSQNISRWVAPTLRKLKRREDKLGGKKQNPRNTFLEWNLEAELYAFGKRLNEDFDSDLLLEAFTDRSYVIKEELKQKEMDIDIKVKDNRQLAEEGEKFIKEYIQLYLETALPKFPLEGVAGVRQHLTSESTLAHVSSHLGTKDMILAAEYPVDNLILANAFKAIVGALLQSSGEVSAAHFVRDFVITQLQGKDVNEYWSIEDPWGMLTSLLAKDNSTVEPRLIGETGKNTLLACFRVGLYVDKQMISSGFGETVATAKEMAAREALKKIFGTEDHMKPINFKLDGIPKRNAQMRSQISAS